In a single window of the Micromonospora sp. WMMD1155 genome:
- a CDS encoding O-antigen ligase family protein, whose protein sequence is MGTNGAVPAQLSPAEAVPHGGQWLGQLSIAPLCLVAGLAPLDPQLAYQYGLWLAGLALLINGRVPRVGAVDVLAVLLGAWVTSTSIWTRDPAATAIAVRVWWTVILVFLAARHVIHTRPRLLLIALAFLVGSTWAGVKMILVGDENQIPGLRVGIEGVGVNYTAYSLSTGVVVGLLLLVAVRNRLARIALLLTAPILLYATVLTGTRASLVALAAVALYLLLDGAIKQAWVLAAAVSLVLLFVVPFGDLSQFRPEWLEHAFSRPLDDLSGRLAVWPIAEASFWKSPMLGIGVGAFPSTNPYFGIGAHSLMLTLGNDIGLVGIAMFVALVSCVLRDAAPTDGRRHRMLVGALIVVSTPIWLSGHWETSPAVWSVLAIWSRLPLALVNPRPTRRHRRAYRGSPFVASVGAGPGGRQAQRLHLAAGSHVRLDRSPRHRLQ, encoded by the coding sequence GTGGGCACCAACGGGGCGGTTCCCGCGCAACTGAGTCCGGCCGAGGCCGTCCCCCACGGCGGCCAGTGGCTCGGCCAGTTGAGCATCGCGCCACTCTGCCTGGTCGCCGGACTGGCGCCGCTCGACCCACAACTCGCGTACCAGTACGGCCTCTGGCTCGCCGGGCTAGCGTTGCTGATCAACGGCCGGGTGCCCCGGGTCGGGGCGGTCGACGTCTTGGCCGTACTGCTCGGCGCTTGGGTCACCAGCACGTCCATCTGGACGCGCGACCCGGCCGCCACCGCGATCGCTGTTCGCGTTTGGTGGACGGTGATCCTGGTCTTTCTCGCGGCTCGACACGTGATCCATACGCGGCCGCGGCTGCTCCTGATCGCGCTCGCGTTCCTGGTGGGCTCGACGTGGGCGGGGGTCAAGATGATCCTCGTGGGAGACGAGAACCAGATCCCCGGCCTACGGGTCGGGATTGAGGGCGTCGGGGTCAACTACACGGCGTACTCCCTGTCCACCGGAGTCGTCGTTGGCCTGCTACTACTGGTCGCCGTTCGCAACCGGCTGGCCCGGATCGCGCTTCTGCTGACCGCCCCGATCCTTCTCTACGCCACCGTCCTCACCGGCACACGTGCCAGCCTGGTGGCCCTCGCCGCCGTCGCCCTCTATCTGCTCCTGGACGGCGCTATCAAGCAGGCCTGGGTCCTGGCGGCTGCGGTCTCGCTGGTCCTCCTATTCGTGGTGCCCTTCGGCGACCTGAGCCAGTTCCGGCCGGAGTGGTTGGAGCATGCCTTCTCCCGCCCGCTGGACGATCTCTCCGGCCGATTGGCCGTCTGGCCCATCGCGGAGGCGTCCTTCTGGAAGTCACCGATGCTGGGCATCGGGGTGGGCGCCTTTCCGAGCACAAACCCCTACTTCGGTATCGGCGCCCACTCTCTGATGCTCACCCTCGGCAATGACATCGGCCTGGTGGGGATCGCGATGTTCGTGGCCCTGGTCAGCTGCGTGCTCCGCGATGCCGCACCGACCGACGGACGGCGGCACCGGATGCTCGTCGGGGCGCTCATCGTGGTCTCGACGCCGATCTGGCTCAGCGGGCACTGGGAGACCTCGCCGGCGGTATGGTCGGTCCTGGCCATCTGGTCCCGTCTTCCGCTGGCGCTGGTCAACCCACGGCCGACACGGCGGCACCGACGCGCGTACCGCGGCTCACCGTTCGTCGCCTCCGTTGGCGCGGGCCCCGGAGGCCGCCAGGCGCAACGCCTGCACCTCGCCGCCGGCAGTCACGTCCGACTCGATCGGTCGCCTCGACACCGCCTTCAGTGA
- a CDS encoding glycosyltransferase: MSSADDLEVALLGFTVPDSILADAMARDRAHATQTHAFAWGLVAAARAADCRVRLFSAVPVSSWPGNDRLLFRGGGFHQDGVDGQLLGFVNLLGLKHVTRFVSARCRLARNLRTGDVLLVHGVHTPFLWAAVTLSRRRGVLVVPVLTDPPGLALPTDGRLVRLLRRLDVALVRAALRRCAGVIALTRPLADDFAPGRPHLVMEGIFHPPATASAQDAPTPGTREVVYAGGLTRAYGVDRLVEAFRGLPDPNLRLVLFGRGELTRWLREQAADDSRIAPPELLDRAVLAGRLARAAVLINPRPVEEEFVRYSFPSKTIEYLSAGPPVVSTRLPGIPADYLPHLEIATPDTVVGLRAALARALALPPEEVSRRGVAAREFVHRTRGPVAQGRRMRDFLVSLTGRGCGPVVGQRGGTPTTADRPSTVPLP; this comes from the coding sequence GTGAGCTCCGCCGACGATCTCGAAGTCGCCCTGCTCGGCTTCACCGTGCCGGACAGCATCCTCGCCGACGCGATGGCGCGGGACCGCGCCCACGCCACGCAGACGCACGCTTTCGCCTGGGGGCTGGTCGCCGCAGCGCGGGCGGCCGACTGCCGTGTGCGGCTATTCTCCGCCGTGCCGGTCTCCAGCTGGCCAGGCAACGATCGCCTGTTGTTCCGCGGCGGAGGCTTCCACCAGGACGGAGTGGACGGCCAACTGCTGGGCTTCGTCAACCTGCTCGGCCTGAAGCATGTGACCCGCTTCGTCAGCGCCCGCTGTCGGCTGGCTCGTAACCTTCGGACCGGCGATGTACTGCTGGTGCATGGCGTGCACACGCCGTTTCTGTGGGCCGCCGTGACGCTGTCCCGGCGTCGCGGGGTGCTGGTGGTGCCGGTGCTCACCGACCCGCCCGGTCTCGCCCTGCCGACCGACGGTCGGCTGGTGCGGTTGCTGCGCCGGCTCGATGTCGCCCTGGTCCGGGCCGCGCTACGCCGGTGTGCCGGAGTCATCGCGTTGACCCGGCCGCTGGCCGACGACTTCGCGCCCGGGCGACCCCACCTGGTCATGGAGGGGATCTTCCATCCGCCAGCCACAGCGTCCGCTCAGGATGCGCCCACCCCCGGGACTCGCGAGGTGGTGTATGCCGGCGGCCTCACCCGCGCGTACGGGGTGGACCGACTGGTCGAGGCGTTCCGCGGGCTCCCCGACCCGAATCTGCGGCTGGTGCTCTTCGGCCGGGGGGAGCTGACCCGGTGGTTGCGGGAGCAGGCTGCCGACGATTCAAGGATCGCCCCACCGGAGCTGCTCGACCGTGCGGTGCTCGCGGGGCGCCTGGCGCGGGCCGCCGTGCTGATCAACCCCCGCCCCGTCGAGGAGGAATTCGTCCGCTACTCCTTCCCGTCCAAGACAATCGAGTACCTGTCGGCTGGCCCGCCCGTGGTCAGTACACGGCTACCGGGCATTCCCGCCGACTACCTACCGCACCTCGAGATCGCCACCCCGGACACGGTGGTCGGGCTCCGGGCCGCCCTCGCCCGCGCGTTGGCGCTGCCGCCGGAGGAGGTATCGCGGCGCGGCGTGGCGGCGCGGGAGTTCGTCCACCGGACCCGAGGGCCGGTGGCCCAGGGGCGGCGGATGCGCGACTTCCTCGTGTCGTTGACCGGACGCGGCTGCGGTCCTGTCGTGGGGCAGCGCGGCGGAACCCCGACTACCGCTGACCGACCATCGACCGTCCCGCTACCGTGA
- a CDS encoding M14 family metallopeptidase, whose protein sequence is MRPRRLAIASVVTLLGALALTPPASAKPPSEPGARDGLEVYVGTVDAKQRDQLRAAGVDLGHDAKTDSSGKTTVETVLSRRQAKRLTDQGVPLSVKKVRGKDASQALREQAAAGWTAFRPYGEPGGLRDELNATAARYPKLTKVETIGRTQQGQPIVAVKVTKNARTVADGKRPAVLYAGAQHAREWITPEMTRRLMHHVLDSYGTDQEITKLLDTTELWFLPVANPDGYDFTFTPGNRLWRKNLRDNNGDGQITSGDGVDLNRNFSYKWGYDNEGSSPETNSETYRGPGPNSEPETKALDQLFKRVGFEFFVNYHSAAELLLYGLGWQVSTPTPDDEIYKAMAGDDAHPAVPGYDPDISAELYTTNGDTDSHATVRYGTLGFTPEMSTCEAASAVDPDDEWRPEDCVSGFIFPDDETLIAGEVNKNLPFALAVAKSAADPDEPVSVVGRSTPDFVVDSFDTSYGRTQQVAAITRRALKNVKMHYTVNGGRPKTVAVREWRGGERYGGTHDDYYAELRGTVGGTKPGDRVEVWFTGNKPRTGVVASDHFTYRVHTDVGGDVLILAAEDVTGLSPAQTGTTAKYADEVAASLSAAGRSSDVYDFDAMGRTAPHPLGVLSHYTAVVWETGDDIIMRSPGQVAGTAAKAALETELAVRDYLNEGGKLLVSGQYALFAQGANGSYVYHPDAPPECTDADDPTCLPLLNDFQQYWLGAHTYVSDGGTSPEGEPFPVAGRDDAFTGFAGQLNADGSAQNQGHTASFLTTSSFLPPDEFPQFASSAPVGWTRPGGAPFDPRTGEWYLHSGQADESYKRLTRTVDLSGATSGELRFFTSYEIEQNWDFLFVEAHEVGSDDWTTLPDVNGKTSSVTGESCASGWDELHPFIAHYQGPGCSPTGSTGSWNAATGTSSGWKEFVVDLTPYAGKQVEVSITYASDWGSQGLGVFLDDTRVVVDGSTVAETSFESADLGGWTVAGPPDGSGGNANDWSRSQQAFEEGSVVVTGDTVYLGFGLEGLPPAARDDLVARSLTHLTGQPRP, encoded by the coding sequence ATGAGACCGAGACGACTGGCGATCGCCAGCGTGGTCACCCTGCTCGGCGCACTGGCGTTGACCCCGCCGGCGAGCGCGAAGCCACCGTCCGAACCGGGCGCCCGCGACGGCCTGGAGGTCTACGTCGGAACGGTCGACGCGAAACAGCGGGACCAGCTGCGCGCGGCGGGGGTCGACCTCGGCCACGACGCGAAGACGGACTCGTCCGGCAAGACGACAGTCGAGACGGTGCTCAGCCGCCGGCAGGCGAAGCGGCTGACCGACCAGGGCGTCCCGTTGTCGGTGAAGAAGGTGCGCGGCAAGGACGCGTCGCAGGCGCTGCGGGAGCAGGCGGCGGCGGGCTGGACGGCGTTCCGGCCCTACGGGGAGCCGGGCGGTCTGCGCGACGAACTGAACGCCACGGCGGCCCGCTATCCCAAGCTGACCAAGGTGGAGACGATCGGCCGCACCCAGCAGGGTCAGCCGATCGTCGCCGTGAAGGTCACGAAGAACGCGCGGACCGTCGCCGACGGGAAGCGGCCCGCCGTGCTCTACGCCGGCGCGCAGCACGCCCGCGAGTGGATCACACCGGAGATGACCCGCCGGTTGATGCACCACGTCCTGGACAGCTACGGCACCGACCAGGAGATCACGAAACTCCTGGACACGACCGAGCTGTGGTTCCTGCCGGTGGCCAACCCGGACGGTTACGACTTCACCTTCACCCCCGGCAACCGGCTGTGGCGCAAGAACCTGCGGGACAACAACGGCGACGGACAGATCACCTCCGGCGACGGCGTGGACCTCAACCGCAACTTCAGCTACAAGTGGGGGTACGACAACGAGGGCTCGTCACCGGAGACGAACAGCGAGACCTACCGGGGCCCGGGCCCCAACTCGGAGCCGGAGACCAAGGCCCTGGACCAGCTGTTCAAGCGGGTCGGGTTCGAGTTCTTCGTCAACTACCACTCGGCGGCCGAGCTGCTGCTCTACGGCCTCGGCTGGCAGGTCAGCACTCCCACCCCGGATGACGAGATCTACAAGGCGATGGCCGGGGACGACGCGCACCCGGCGGTGCCCGGTTACGACCCGGACATCTCCGCCGAGCTGTACACCACCAACGGTGACACCGACAGCCACGCCACCGTCCGGTACGGCACGCTGGGCTTCACCCCGGAGATGTCCACCTGTGAGGCCGCCTCGGCGGTCGACCCGGACGACGAGTGGCGCCCGGAGGACTGCGTCAGCGGCTTCATCTTCCCCGACGACGAGACGTTGATCGCCGGCGAGGTGAACAAGAATCTGCCGTTCGCGCTGGCCGTGGCCAAGTCGGCGGCGGACCCGGACGAGCCCGTCTCGGTGGTCGGACGGAGCACCCCGGACTTCGTGGTGGACTCCTTCGACACGTCGTACGGGCGCACCCAGCAGGTCGCCGCGATCACCAGGCGGGCGCTGAAGAACGTGAAGATGCACTACACGGTCAACGGCGGGCGACCGAAGACCGTCGCGGTCCGCGAGTGGCGCGGCGGCGAGCGGTACGGCGGCACACACGACGACTACTACGCGGAGTTGCGTGGCACGGTCGGCGGCACGAAACCGGGCGACCGGGTGGAGGTCTGGTTCACCGGCAACAAACCCCGGACCGGGGTGGTCGCCAGCGACCACTTCACCTACCGGGTGCACACCGACGTCGGCGGAGACGTGCTGATCCTCGCCGCGGAGGACGTCACCGGCCTCAGCCCGGCGCAGACCGGCACCACCGCGAAGTACGCCGACGAGGTCGCGGCGTCGCTGAGCGCCGCCGGGCGCAGCAGCGACGTGTACGACTTCGACGCGATGGGCCGCACGGCGCCGCACCCGCTCGGGGTGCTGTCGCACTACACGGCCGTGGTGTGGGAGACCGGCGACGACATCATCATGCGCTCCCCCGGCCAGGTCGCCGGCACCGCGGCCAAGGCCGCGCTGGAGACCGAGCTGGCCGTCCGGGACTACCTCAACGAGGGTGGCAAGCTCCTGGTCAGCGGCCAGTACGCGTTGTTCGCCCAGGGCGCCAACGGCTCGTACGTCTACCACCCGGACGCGCCGCCGGAGTGCACCGACGCCGACGACCCCACCTGCCTGCCGCTGCTGAACGACTTCCAGCAGTACTGGTTGGGGGCGCACACCTACGTCAGTGACGGCGGCACCTCGCCGGAGGGAGAGCCGTTCCCGGTCGCCGGCCGCGACGACGCGTTCACCGGTTTCGCGGGGCAGCTCAACGCGGACGGCTCGGCGCAGAATCAGGGGCACACCGCGTCGTTCCTGACCACGTCGAGTTTCCTGCCGCCGGACGAGTTCCCGCAGTTCGCCAGCTCCGCGCCGGTGGGCTGGACCCGACCGGGTGGCGCGCCGTTCGACCCGCGTACGGGTGAGTGGTATCTGCACAGCGGGCAGGCCGACGAGTCGTACAAGCGGCTCACCCGCACTGTGGACCTCAGCGGGGCGACCAGCGGAGAGTTGCGCTTCTTCACCTCCTATGAGATCGAGCAGAACTGGGACTTCCTCTTCGTCGAGGCGCACGAGGTCGGCAGCGACGACTGGACCACCCTGCCGGACGTCAACGGCAAGACCAGCTCGGTCACCGGGGAGAGCTGCGCCTCGGGTTGGGACGAGCTGCACCCGTTCATCGCCCACTACCAAGGGCCCGGGTGCTCCCCCACCGGAAGCACCGGAAGCTGGAACGCGGCGACCGGGACGTCGAGCGGCTGGAAGGAGTTCGTCGTCGACCTGACCCCGTACGCCGGCAAGCAGGTCGAGGTGTCGATCACGTACGCCTCGGACTGGGGCTCCCAGGGCCTCGGCGTCTTCCTGGACGACACCCGGGTGGTGGTCGACGGGTCGACCGTGGCGGAGACCTCGTTCGAGTCCGCCGACCTGGGCGGTTGGACGGTGGCCGGGCCTCCGGACGGCTCCGGTGGCAACGCCAACGACTGGTCACGCAGCCAGCAGGCGTTCGAGGAGGGCTCGGTGGTGGTCACCGGGGACACCGTGTACCTGGGCTTCGGGTTGGAGGGTCTCCCTCCGGCGGCCCGCGATGACCTGGTCGCCCGGTCGTTGACCCACCTCACCGGTCAACCCCGCCCCTGA
- a CDS encoding lipopolysaccharide biosynthesis protein has product MNEAHHREARRVRSRALIAGITSSLGGKAVGLVAPLLITPLAFGYLGAERYGMWMAVTSLTSMALFADFGLGNGLLTRLARLQAAGDRTAAAREIASAYALLGCLAAVLLAVLTATVALVPWPAVLNVTDPEVAGDARAVALLCFGSFLLNIPLALIQRVQYAYQEVAQSNLWQAGGSLISAALVVCGVVVGVQPVLLIAAAVLSVPVMNAANTICYFGWQNPKLRPRPQHVRIPTARGLLRLGLRFFVVAVLSSVVLNMDGFLVGRVLGLTEAANYAVVLRIFGVLALFITLVGLPLWPANGEALVRGDVTWVQRNTRRMSYLCAGVVTLPGVALVFFGNDLFRLWIRSAELAHAPTLLLVALATHTALVGVASPMFMVQNSIGLLRPQLFGWLACFVVAVPLKVYLAGRIGLSGIAVASAVSYGVTVLPSAVVGYRRSLKAVSRRPIESDVTAGGEVQALRLAASGARANGGDER; this is encoded by the coding sequence GTGAACGAGGCACACCATCGGGAGGCCCGGCGCGTCCGCAGCCGTGCGCTGATCGCCGGCATCACATCCTCGCTCGGCGGCAAGGCCGTCGGGCTGGTCGCACCGTTGTTGATCACACCGCTCGCGTTTGGTTACCTCGGTGCTGAGCGCTACGGCATGTGGATGGCGGTCACCTCGCTGACCAGCATGGCGCTCTTCGCCGACTTCGGCCTCGGCAACGGGCTGCTGACCCGACTCGCCCGGCTGCAAGCGGCCGGCGACCGCACCGCTGCGGCTCGGGAAATCGCGAGCGCCTACGCCCTGCTCGGGTGCCTCGCCGCGGTGCTGCTCGCGGTGCTGACCGCGACCGTTGCGCTGGTCCCGTGGCCAGCCGTGCTGAACGTCACCGATCCCGAGGTGGCCGGCGACGCGCGGGCGGTGGCCCTGCTCTGCTTCGGGTCGTTCCTGTTGAACATCCCGCTGGCGCTGATCCAACGCGTGCAGTACGCGTACCAGGAGGTGGCGCAGAGCAACCTGTGGCAGGCCGGTGGCAGCCTGATCTCGGCGGCGCTTGTGGTCTGCGGCGTCGTCGTCGGGGTGCAGCCGGTCCTGCTGATCGCGGCGGCGGTGCTCTCCGTGCCAGTGATGAACGCGGCCAACACGATCTGCTACTTCGGCTGGCAGAACCCCAAGCTGCGGCCGCGACCGCAGCATGTACGAATACCGACCGCACGAGGGTTGCTCCGGCTGGGGCTCCGGTTTTTCGTCGTTGCCGTACTCAGCTCCGTCGTGCTCAACATGGACGGGTTCCTGGTGGGCCGGGTGCTCGGACTGACCGAGGCCGCGAACTACGCGGTGGTGCTGCGGATCTTCGGCGTGCTCGCGCTCTTCATCACGCTGGTCGGTCTGCCCCTCTGGCCGGCCAACGGTGAGGCGTTGGTACGCGGCGACGTCACTTGGGTCCAGCGCAACACCCGTCGCATGTCGTACCTGTGCGCCGGGGTGGTGACCCTGCCCGGGGTGGCCCTGGTGTTCTTCGGCAACGACTTATTCCGACTCTGGATCCGGTCGGCGGAGCTGGCGCACGCGCCGACCCTGCTGTTGGTCGCGCTCGCTACGCATACCGCGTTGGTCGGCGTCGCGTCGCCGATGTTCATGGTCCAGAACAGCATCGGGCTACTTCGCCCCCAACTCTTCGGGTGGCTGGCGTGCTTCGTCGTCGCGGTGCCGCTCAAGGTCTACCTTGCCGGCCGCATTGGACTCTCCGGCATCGCCGTCGCCTCGGCTGTGTCGTACGGCGTGACCGTCCTGCCGTCGGCCGTTGTCGGCTACCGCCGGTCACTGAAGGCGGTGTCGAGGCGACCGATCGAGTCGGACGTGACTGCCGGCGGCGAGGTGCAGGCGTTGCGCCTGGCGGCCTCCGGGGCCCGCGCCAACGGAGGCGACGAACGGTGA
- a CDS encoding NAD-dependent epimerase/dehydratase family protein, translated as MKVVVTGGAGFIGANLVRALLAEPGITSVVAVDDLSTGLLENLDGLPVPLLRGTILDPDLLDEAVAGAASVVHLGALGSVPRSVDRPLPSHHANATGTLSVLEAARRHDVGQVIVASSSSVYGANPVLPRQEGLRPVPVSPYAVSKLAAEAYTIAYAACYGMQVLPFRFFNVFGPRQAAHHAYAAVVPRFVSAALAGQPLQVHGDGRQTRDFTYVGSVTDTLVDAVLRRVGVTDVVNLAFGARVSLLELIAELEEIMGRRLDVVHAPARPGDVRDSQANSDRLRELFPTVRPTPLRAGLEQTVAWMSGRVLAGQ; from the coding sequence ATGAAGGTAGTGGTGACGGGTGGTGCCGGGTTCATCGGAGCCAACCTGGTCCGGGCGCTGCTGGCGGAGCCGGGCATTACCTCGGTCGTCGCGGTCGACGACCTTTCCACCGGGCTACTGGAGAACCTGGACGGCTTGCCCGTCCCGCTGCTGCGCGGCACGATCCTTGACCCCGACCTGCTCGACGAGGCTGTCGCTGGCGCCGCCAGTGTCGTGCACCTGGGCGCGCTTGGTTCCGTGCCCCGATCGGTCGACCGGCCACTGCCGAGCCACCACGCGAACGCGACTGGGACGCTGAGCGTGCTGGAGGCGGCCCGCCGACATGACGTCGGGCAGGTGATTGTCGCCTCGTCTTCCTCGGTCTACGGCGCGAACCCGGTGCTGCCCCGACAGGAAGGGCTGCGGCCGGTACCGGTCAGCCCATACGCCGTGTCGAAGCTCGCCGCCGAGGCGTACACGATCGCGTACGCCGCCTGCTACGGCATGCAGGTGCTGCCGTTCCGCTTTTTCAACGTCTTCGGTCCTCGGCAGGCCGCTCACCACGCGTACGCCGCAGTGGTGCCCCGGTTCGTCAGCGCGGCCCTCGCCGGACAGCCGCTACAGGTGCACGGCGACGGCCGACAGACCCGAGACTTCACCTATGTCGGCTCGGTCACCGACACTCTCGTCGACGCGGTGCTCCGCCGGGTCGGCGTGACGGACGTGGTCAACCTCGCCTTCGGGGCCCGTGTCTCCCTGCTTGAGCTGATCGCCGAGTTGGAGGAGATCATGGGGCGACGGTTGGACGTGGTTCACGCGCCGGCCCGACCGGGCGACGTCCGGGACTCACAGGCCAACAGCGACCGACTGCGTGAACTCTTCCCGACGGTGCGGCCGACCCCGCTGCGGGCCGGTCTGGAGCAGACCGTGGCCTGGATGTCCGGGCGTGTGCTGGCCGGTCAGTAA
- a CDS encoding acyltransferase → MRVSSRGPGRVIVRIARLLNLVWVNGTRAGRAVRGVASVGRFAAHGDNFTFDPDGVYTYETIEVGRNVDLGYRPVLMAARSRIKLGDNVMFGPEVTIRGGNHRIDRVGVPMIAVEKCPTDGALDRGVTIGDDVWVGTRAVILHGVTIGRGAVIGAGAVVTRPVPPYAVAAGNPARVIRLRWPVETIVSHEQQLYPPERRLTADELAELAALSMPEPRAAASPPPMTKALTTGVHTR, encoded by the coding sequence ATGCGGGTCTCGTCGCGCGGCCCGGGGCGCGTGATCGTGCGGATCGCCCGCCTGCTGAATCTGGTCTGGGTCAACGGCACGCGGGCTGGCAGAGCCGTCCGGGGTGTGGCGAGCGTCGGCCGCTTCGCCGCCCACGGGGACAACTTCACCTTTGACCCGGACGGCGTCTACACCTACGAGACGATCGAGGTCGGCCGCAACGTCGATCTCGGCTACCGTCCGGTTCTCATGGCGGCTCGATCCCGGATCAAGCTCGGTGACAACGTCATGTTCGGACCCGAGGTGACCATCCGGGGTGGCAACCACCGGATCGACCGCGTCGGCGTGCCGATGATCGCCGTCGAGAAGTGTCCTACCGACGGGGCCCTCGATCGGGGGGTGACGATTGGCGACGACGTGTGGGTGGGCACCCGTGCCGTCATCCTGCACGGGGTGACGATCGGTCGGGGCGCGGTGATCGGGGCGGGCGCCGTGGTGACCCGTCCGGTACCGCCCTACGCGGTGGCCGCCGGCAACCCGGCCCGAGTGATCCGGTTGCGCTGGCCGGTGGAGACGATCGTCTCGCACGAACAGCAGCTCTACCCGCCGGAACGCCGACTGACCGCCGACGAGTTGGCGGAGCTCGCTGCGCTCTCCATGCCGGAGCCGCGCGCCGCGGCGTCGCCACCGCCGATGACGAAGGCACTTACGACCGGGGTCCACACCCGATAG
- a CDS encoding glycosyltransferase, with translation MEQNLAVVGYQDPPPRVRTRPVVVQHSAGRPGANGPLTVLERVLASRLANEYDFVRMHQDRGNGAIDRSLLRGWVSLLRRIRPDLVHVRGLQNEGFLGVLAARLAGCPRILVTVHGTVRDLHRGGRSLRRRLLVHGAEPMTLRAATHVATVCEYAAGRDFLTGCRDRFVGVIPNGVLVPEHPGPREQVRAALDLQADDVVMITVGRMTWEKGYGVLADALRRLPVGGGRHVLLVVGDGPDAPAIATALHAAADAASPGSLDVRLLGARADVPELLAAADLFVFPTLHENLSNALLEAMAQRLPVVASAVGGNVEVLRDGAGLLVPAADPGALAAAIAPLLNSSTTRADLADRAYRRVRDRYSLDAMLDRLDAVYRQILAA, from the coding sequence GTGGAGCAGAACCTCGCCGTTGTCGGCTATCAAGACCCGCCGCCTCGTGTACGGACCCGGCCTGTCGTCGTCCAACATTCGGCGGGGCGCCCCGGGGCCAACGGTCCGCTGACCGTTCTCGAACGGGTCCTCGCCTCCCGGCTCGCCAACGAGTACGACTTCGTGCGGATGCACCAGGACCGAGGTAACGGTGCGATCGACAGGTCACTGCTTCGCGGCTGGGTGTCCCTGCTCCGCCGGATCCGGCCGGACCTGGTCCACGTACGCGGCCTGCAGAACGAGGGCTTCCTCGGAGTGCTCGCTGCCCGGCTGGCCGGCTGTCCACGAATCTTGGTCACGGTCCACGGCACTGTCCGCGACCTGCATCGCGGTGGTCGATCACTGCGCCGTCGCCTGCTCGTGCACGGCGCCGAGCCGATGACGCTGCGGGCTGCCACCCACGTGGCGACGGTCTGCGAGTACGCGGCCGGACGGGACTTCCTGACGGGCTGCCGCGACCGGTTCGTGGGGGTCATCCCAAATGGAGTGCTGGTGCCGGAGCACCCCGGGCCGCGTGAACAGGTCCGGGCGGCTCTCGACCTGCAGGCCGATGACGTCGTGATGATCACGGTAGGCAGGATGACCTGGGAGAAGGGATACGGCGTGCTCGCCGACGCGCTCCGCCGGCTGCCCGTCGGCGGTGGCCGCCACGTGCTGCTGGTGGTGGGCGACGGGCCGGATGCTCCGGCGATCGCGACGGCGTTGCATGCCGCTGCCGACGCCGCCAGCCCGGGCTCGCTCGACGTGCGGCTGCTCGGTGCCCGGGCCGACGTCCCGGAGTTGCTCGCCGCCGCCGACCTGTTCGTCTTCCCAACGCTGCACGAGAACCTCTCGAACGCGTTGCTGGAGGCGATGGCCCAGCGGCTACCCGTGGTGGCGAGCGCGGTTGGCGGGAACGTGGAGGTTCTCCGCGACGGCGCCGGCCTGCTCGTACCTGCCGCTGACCCGGGGGCGCTCGCCGCCGCGATCGCACCCCTGTTGAACAGCTCGACCACTCGCGCCGACCTCGCCGACCGGGCGTACCGCCGGGTTCGCGACCGGTACAGCCTCGACGCCATGCTCGACCGCCTGGACGCGGTCTACCGTCAGATCCTGGCGGCGTAG
- a CDS encoding NAD(+)/NADH kinase, which translates to MSGLGLVLHPTRDVTEVVEIIERWATRHHKTLFVREEDQHRVPSSVEPVPDGEVASRADALISIGGDGTMLGALRSAVRDPKPVLGVHLGRLGFLVEVEPPELPDALSRLLSKDFTVESHACLACDVCGDDVVAFNDIALVRQPGAGFVSVTLAIDGQQYGYYRSDAVVVSTPIGSTAYSYAAGGPLISPAADSVVITPAAPMAGISRAVVLSPDEKIRLELQPNSSPVVVEMDGLVFRDAATEGAVDISYRRDAGLVVRFDPLRYQERNQLKMTLLDLPFLPEQLRELLPEELRRRSQELPPPADPPPC; encoded by the coding sequence GTGTCGGGGCTGGGACTTGTGCTGCACCCCACCCGGGATGTCACCGAGGTGGTCGAAATCATCGAACGGTGGGCCACCCGCCACCACAAGACGCTGTTCGTGCGCGAGGAGGACCAGCACCGCGTCCCGTCCAGCGTCGAACCGGTGCCGGACGGCGAGGTCGCCAGCCGCGCCGACGCGTTGATCAGCATCGGCGGCGACGGCACCATGCTGGGCGCGCTGCGCTCCGCCGTCCGCGACCCGAAGCCGGTGCTCGGCGTACACCTGGGTCGGCTGGGTTTCCTTGTCGAGGTCGAGCCGCCGGAGTTGCCCGACGCGCTGAGCCGACTGCTGTCGAAGGACTTCACCGTCGAATCGCACGCCTGCCTCGCCTGCGACGTGTGCGGTGACGACGTCGTGGCGTTCAACGACATCGCCCTGGTCCGCCAGCCGGGCGCCGGCTTCGTCAGCGTCACGCTCGCCATCGACGGCCAGCAGTACGGCTACTACCGCAGCGACGCCGTGGTGGTCAGCACCCCGATCGGTTCGACGGCGTACAGCTACGCGGCCGGTGGTCCACTGATCTCCCCGGCGGCGGACTCGGTCGTGATCACGCCGGCGGCGCCGATGGCCGGCATCTCCCGGGCGGTCGTGCTCTCACCGGACGAGAAGATCCGGTTGGAGCTACAGCCCAACTCGTCGCCGGTCGTCGTGGAGATGGACGGGTTGGTGTTCCGCGACGCGGCGACGGAGGGGGCGGTGGACATCTCGTACCGCCGCGACGCCGGTCTGGTGGTCCGCTTCGACCCGTTGCGCTACCAGGAGCGCAACCAGTTGAAGATGACGCTGCTCGACCTGCCGTTCCTGCCCGAGCAGCTCCGCGAACTGCTCCCCGAAGAGCTACGCCGACGCAGCCAGGAACTCCCCCCACCCGCCGACCCCCCACCCTGCTGA